The nucleotide window GGTTATATAGGCAATGATCTATTCTCCTTCTATGAAGAAGCTATATGCAGTGCGGTAGAGATCAGAGAGCTGCATAAAGTGGAGACTGCTATGGAGAGAGGTTATATAGGCAACGATCTATTCTCCTTCTAAGAAAAAGCTATATGCAGTGCGGTAGAGATCAGAGAGCTGCAACGGTTCTCTACCGAATGATTTCTGTTGAGAAATAGCAAAGCGAAACAAGGGTTATGACCGCTTGACGAGGATGGTCTCTTGGAAAGCAGTAGTGTGATAGTGATCGACGACAATGagtaaaagaaaagagagagaggtctATGACCAGTGGATCGTAGCAATCGGAGGAGAAAGTGCAGATTTGCTGGAGAAAGGGCTTTTCGTCAGTGAAGAAGAGGTGCAGCCGCTTGTGCGGATCAGTAGTGTTGGCCATTGGAGCCACAGAGGAGGTCGGTTAGAAGCCTTCGGAGTTCCGACCGAAGTGGTGGTGTCGCCGCTTGGAGGTGTCGCCGTAGATTGCGTCCATGGAGTACTGGCCGCTAACAGCGTAGCTTTCTTATCGACAGAGGATAGATTTTTTCGGAAATTTTTATTCCGTTGAGAAAAATCTTCTGTTCTTTGAGGAAAATCTTTTGAGGTTAATGTAAAActttttcaataattattcttatcttatcGGTGAATAGATAAATATTGCTCTAAGATAGTAGCATTGAGAGTGATTAATTGGACAAATGAATTTGATCAAGTACATTATTTAGAGTACCATGGATAGATAATCTCTATCTAATGAAtacattaattaattataatatcatCCACTAAATTTGTCTATTCTGTTTTTatcatattataataatattcataatgtttAATTCGATCTGATATCTATGTTTCTTAGTATTACTCCTGACCTAGAGTATTCTATTCTCGATTCTCTTAGCATCCAAACAAGCGATACACAGTGACTATTTTGCCTGGATACTAAAAATTGAGGGATCTTTTCCTGGAGCACTGGGAATAGAAAGCAACGAACAACTGTACATCTATCGTAAAGAATACAGTGCACTAAGAATGCAGTATAGATTCGTAGACGGTCACAGCGACAAGCTATCTGCGGTTTTAGTCCTTATCAGCCTGCCGGGATGGATATCTATCCACTTCATCAACAATCCAAATAGTAATAATAGAACTGATATAATTTGATTTCTATTTATGCATAATCATATCTCATTTTTCAACGTTGTACTCTTATGTCATCACATCTTTCTATTTGATTCTATGTCACATGGCGAAACAATCTTTTAAACCAGCTCAATCGTTCACCAAGTCAACTCAGTATGTCATGTTGCTTAAATTTCTAGTTGCCTTCTCCATCGAAAAATGCTCCATCAGTAGTCTACGAATTTAATAGTCAACGCGGGTCCCATCTATCTAACTGGACTCCGTAATCTATGATCTCAAAAGTCAACATCTCCAACAGTAACAACCACACCATTCTCCTCGTTGACTTGACCACCTCCATCAGAGCaagtcttctcttcctctccctctctctttctccgtctctctctttctccttcttAGAGGCCAAAAGAACTCTTGCTTGTTTCAGAGAAAGCCAGGAGGAAGCATGGGAAGATTGGGCTATGAACCACGGATCAACCATTTCAGCCACCCCCACCCCTTGGAGCTCGCATCTCTGCAACAGTCGCTCACCCCGCCGACGTGCGCCGGCTGTACCTTTCGTGCCTCCAGCTGGGCTTACTCGTGCAAGGCCTGCAACTACACCCTCCACATCTCCTGCGCCGAGATGCCGCAGCGCATCCGCCACCCGGCGGACCCCCAACACAGCCTCACCCTCCTCACCGTCCCCGCCTACAAAGAGGGCTCCTTCAACTGTGACGCGTGCGGCCACGACGGCGCCGGCTTCTCGTACCACTGCGAACCATGCGGCGTCGACCTGCACAGCTTGTGCGCCTCCATGCCGCTCTCCGTCAGCCATGGCGCCCACGAGCACCCCCTCAGCCTCGTCTTCTCCGTTCCTTACGAGAATAATGGGTTCTCGTGTGACCTGTGCGGGGGGATGGGCTCGAACCAGTGGCTCTACCGCTGCGCCATGTGCGAGTTTGATGCCCACATTGGGTGTGCGACGGCGAAGATGTTGCAGGCTCAGCCAAGCCCGCCGCCAACGCTGCCGCGGCGACACACGGTGCCACGACCGCGAACACTGCAGCAGCAGACCCCTTACTCGGTGGGAGTGGGCATGGGGGTGAGCAACGGAGTTTGGCAAGGTGGTGTTCCGGTGGGCTACCCGCGGATGCCGGGAATGAACCATGCAGGGAGAGGAAGGGGTAGCGGTGGTCTGATAACCCAGGTGGTCCGTCCGAGGCTTCGTCACCAGCGCGGCGCAGCAGATAGGGCAGAGCTTGATGCAAAATATATTCGAGGGCGGAGGCGGCGATGGAGGTTCGGCAATGGACGCAGGATCTGGAGTCGATGACTCGTTCTCTGGCTCGGATGAGTAACCCGAAGAAGCTGTTTATGATCAATCAATCCTTTCCAATTGTTACGGAAACGTGAGACTTCTTTCGCACCTCATTTTCTTCTCCACTTTGAGCTCTCTTTCGTGGTCTCCTCTCGATCCTGGATTTACCTGTAAAAAAAGTTCTATCATGAAATGTTGTTCTCGATTTGGGTCAACGATCCCAACATTGCAAGTGTGAAAAAGTTGTATAGTGTGCTGCAGATCAAGATCTTGAGCGTTCATATCATGCACTACACCAAGCCCCGACTCATTGATTCGCTACCGGACGATGTAAGAAAATCTAAAACATAAACTATACTTTAGACATTATACATTGAAAAGTAaaactttatttttataatacaATATATCAAAGgattatacaacaaaaatattattCTCAAATGCCCCTTTGACTATAAAATgaactcaagaatatttattgaTCATCCAAAGATAAAGATTCCAAACCTCTCGATGAATTTGATGATGCAGAAACAAATCAAGTAAGatgataaaaaatattcatgAAAAAGAAGGATTATGaataatatgaaaatattaaTGAGAAAGGATGGACAAAATAGGATGAAAAAGGATAGGATTATTACACGCTCTTCGTAAATGAGATATTACTATTCATaacctccttttttttatttataatctcactttaaaaatattacaaatccctagccaggatcattcgggttgagagagaaagagttctccgggagaatccgattagagcgagacttgagtagaaaccgtatgggtctgacagcactatgctcgatatacggtctctgggatattagatggatgagggactataggtacatggtaactgaggacagacatgtccaatggattggattcccctgtatcgtctggggactacggcgtagtggcctagtacgtccgtagtcgatgagtcgagtgaattattacagagataataattcactgagttagaaggagttctgacaggtatgactcacggccaactcgatattgggcctagagggtcacacacatatgataggcattgcgatgagtagaggttcggatatgagatatccgacggagcccttgtcttattggatgcagattcaatacccactagggaaggacccattagggtttgacacaggatctctataaataggagggattcacagcctcataggctagagtctttgcttgcctttcctattctcctctccctctccacctcagagtaggcctggagttttgaggagccctttcctattctcctctccctctccaccctctccacctcagagtaggcctggagttttgaggagcgtcgtcgcaaccctgctatgtggatcaccgctagagaggaggacgctcaccctctcctaaggatctacaaggaaacagggatatatgatctccctaggtaacacaatctctatacgcagttttgtgttttgcaaaTTTTTTAGACTATGATTTTGTAAATAATTGTAAATAaccatttcttctttttttttttttttttcttccctctttctttttttttctcttaaaaaaaatgacatgaacaaaCAAACAATGTCAGTGATGACAACGAGAGATGTCGACGACTAATGAAGAGGTAAGGAGCGAGATGAAATAAGaggttataaaaaataaaaaaatatattattatgattgtaaatgataaaataatactttattaatttataaaaatattattcatagcaAAATACTTATGAATAGTAAAAAGGAATAAAGTTATTTGGAATAcatcttttgagaaaaaaaaaacaaaatatcataaaaaataaataaaagagtaataatgataaaaaaaacgaTTGTGATATGGATAGAAAACAATCCAATTAACAATGTTCAATAAAAACAGCAAAAGTGTACACCTGAACTTCTAATAACAAAATGCCGACTAATAACAAAAAAACATGAGAGTCTCTACATATACATCAACATAATTGCACAAATAACTTCATTAAAAATTTAGTAGGAAGAAAACAAGTCCTGCTTGACAAATCAGGAATTAAACCAGAAAACAAGTTTGCAGTAACAGACAAACAAAAGAGCCGAGAAAATGTTGCATGCTGGATTCAGGTACAAACTATATGATGCCAGGACGTAGCAAATCACGATCGGTACCGCTCCGGAGTTTGTCTTGAAGCCCGGCGCACGTCTGACCTTGGTTTTGCAACTTCTACAAAAATGACTCTCCCATCCAGGAACTAATAGAATTAAAAAGACAAAATCAACTCACTGTAAGAATTAACTTAAGTTCAGGCCAGTTTAATTGCAACTCTGTTAGTTATTTTCAACTTGCCCATGCATAAAAAGTATTTTTGGAGAAGAAAGAGATGACCAAATCTGTTTATGCCCCCATAGTTTCATGGATTAATGGACTACCATACACCTGAGTGCCTTGGTAATAGCAACTTTTTTGCTAAAAATTCTGGGTATGGACAGGCTCATTCCATACAAATTATTACATTAAGTAACTTGGTTTGTGGTAAATGACAAATCCCTCCATGTGGACTGACATGCTATGAACCATATTGACATCCAAGCTGAGTTACTTCTAATCGTGAATAAGACATCTTACAATATGAGTAGAAATATACTAAGACAACAATTGGGATTCATCTTGCATCAGAACCAGAGAAAAAGTTGAGTTAAATGTAGTGCCATGACAAGGAACTTAGTTATTTCAGGATTCCAACCGGGGGGCTAAACTGGAATAACTTCTCACCACACTGAAGACGAAGGTTATTAAATGAAGGCGCAAAGAAGTGATATGAAGAAAGGCAAAAAAAATGGCATGTTATGATGATTAATTAGATACAAGATGACTGTGGATATGTCATGAATGtgcagatgaagaagaagaaggtattgcCAAAAGATAAAACTGTAAAATGACACGTAGGaaataagataaaaaagaaaatacaaatggCATAAGAAAATATCTAAATAAGTTCATAAAACACTAAAATCCATCAAGATAATTAATTCTGTCAAGGTAAAAATGCCTGAAATGCATGAGGAACTCAAACCCAGTGAACATGGGAAATACTGAGGATAGAATGAAACAGGTGGCAGAATAGTAAAAGATAATTTAGCCATCTTTTATCCAAAACTAATGAGGAGTACCTGATGTCGTTAACTTCTTTAACAGATACTTAAAGGAGTTAAGAGTGCTAAAGATGAATTATACGATATTTAGGTCTTCTGCACTTCTAGAACATATGTAGACCTAAGTTTTACATAGCCTCTCATATTTTGATCCGAAAAATTGCTCCTACCCTGAGTGGCCATCTATTTTAATGTAAAACTGCTTTTGTGAGGCTAAGCAAATAAAACGTATTGACGGCTTCCTAATAATACACGATTTGTTGCTTCAAGAAACAACAAGACCATGTTAAAGCAACCACTAGTGTTGCAAGGCTAGGTAAAGAAAATTTTACCCAATACAGGATCCAGAATCTCCAGCATTTCATGAACGTTTGTTTGAATGCAACAGCAAGACATGTCAATATCTTAGTGCTACTGCATTATGCATATTTGCAGTATTTGCTAGCACACATCATAATATTTCACTGATTAGATGTCACAAGGATATTTAACTAGTGCCTAATGTGGCTAAAGATAAGGACAACTTGTCTTTCAACAGAAAGTTGTAACTTATTGTTTAAATTACATAATCTTACTGTACTCATTATGCTACAGATATATGAAGGTACTAAAATAGTAATAATATAACTTATTGACACTTAACATGTTAGATTTATCATCCTCTACTATAAAGTCAACCCCTAGACTTTAAACAATCCAAAAGAAGAAATCTAATATGGCTTGGCAAAGTTACCTTTCCATGCATCCCCTCAATGGCCTTTTTGGATTCCTCTTCGGTGGCATAACGAAGAAAAGCAAAGCCTCTTGGCCTATTTGCTATTCTGTCCATGACCAGGTTAACTGCAGAATAAACATAAAGAGGTGAACAAAGCCAACAACTAGTATAGATTTACATCACGAGAGACTTCATAACTATCCACGTAAAGAAAATGACTAAATATTCAAAGTAATACATCTCATGAACTAAAAGGTGGCATAGCAATATTACATGCACACAAAACGGTGGCACATTGTTACCTTCTACAAGCTGACCAAAATTTTGGAAAGCATTTCTAAGACTTTCCTCAGTTGTACGAAATGAAAGACCTGTAAGAAGCAGCCCAGGAAAATAAgaatttgttgaaaattataaagTAATAAACTTTCTAACTGCATGCAAGCATTTGTGCCACAATATTGTTAAACAATGAGCAAGAGAGGACTGAGCATTAAACAAAAGAGAGAGCGTAATGATATACACAGATATAGATCCAACCAACAGAAGGCCGAACAGCTCCACAAAGAACATGGCTCAATAAAATTCTGCAACGCTACAGGCACTGGATAATACCGTAATCAATTATGACGTGAAAATTATACCAACTAGACAAATACTCGGTTGCACACGTCTAGAACCAAAAAGGATTGACAAAACTAAGATATCCATAAACCATGCTCCTGGAAGCACAGATTAACAAGCAGATATTGATCCAAACACAACCAATAGAGTAATGTAAAACCACAGCAAAAGCCTCGAATGAGCAAATTTCAAGCACATCAAGTTCAGAGTTGTAGAGCTACTCGCCTGGATTGAAGCTTATACATCTGGAAGCAATTATATATATTCCAGTTGCAAGTTGTTTTTTTTCTAGTAATCAATCACACGCTTAGAGTTACAGTACTGGTTGGGAATAGAGACAATAAATCTAACTAAGGGGTTAAGGTGTAGAGAGAAACAGAGCTCAAAGTGAATGAAGATGGTTTAAATAGACTACCTAAGTCATAAGCAATAGGATCGATGTCAAGGTGATGACCCAAACCATAAGTTGCAATCAGTGGATATGCTTGTTCCATTTTTACCTATTTTCCATCGAACATAACTGGATTCTTGACCATTTTGCCACCGAAAAACttagattatttttttttcctttcttccttAAACGATGGCAGCTATTCGCCATTCAAATTGACGAGAGAAATACATACAATTTAGACCGAAAGAATCACGAAAACGACATGGGCGAAGGGAAAAAGAGAAGGTACCACTAACATAAAGCTTGGTGGAGGGGGTCGGAGGGAGGCAGCAGGACACCGAGAAGCCGCCGCTCCTCCGCCGCAAGGTCGCGGCCGAGGGCCATGGGGAGCGAGAAGACCGAATAGATGGAAATCGGGAGAGGAACCAAGAGGAAGACGACGTGGAGGAGGTGATGTCGGGGGGATGTCTTCTTTCTCGGAGAGATGATGATGACGGCGGTAGCGAAGCAGCGGGGAGAAGGCCCGTTGCCATATCTCCACCCTACGAGGAAATGGACGAGTGGATAACCCACCGATCCGAGTTCGAGTTCGAGCTCTTGATTTATTGTGGTAGCCTTATTTATTTAGGTAAATTTTCGCAAAAAAGCCCCGAAAACTTTCCAAAACTTCCATCTaaatttttgaaaatgataaaataacctcaaataatttttttttaatttttttcccttAAAAACTACATTTTCTCATCTCCTTCTTGATGAACCATATAACTTGaacctttttaaaatataatatactaaataatttaattatatgtatcaatttatattattaaaaacaatataaacaaatataaaaattacaaattataaaatacaataaataataataattttataaataattttattaactaactataaagtaaaataaataatattatatttttttaaaatatttaaaaagtaaATTTTAAAGGTctatatgatcattattttttatttttaagttttccaataatttttttattaattttgaccttaaaaaattaaatttatctaaaaatatcgataaatttttattttaatcctTCAGAAAATTATATTTTGTCCATGTAGgacgaattcaaatatttttAGAAAGTTTCTACTTATTTTGACAAAGTTAAATAACTATTTATTTTCACAATTTTTTGATTCAAATAGTGCAAGTGGTTCAAGGTATTGGTTTTTTGGATCAAATTTTTAGAATAGATTTTCTACCTATTTAGAAACTCAAATGTCAACAAAAAATTTATAGAAGAATCAAGTATTGATTAAAAAAAGTAATTAAACATAATGGATAGAATTTTATAGTGTTTagatgttaaaaaaattataagaaatatcaaatagcttttctaatatatatatatatatatatatatatatatatatatatatatatatatatatatatatatatatatatatatatatatatatatctctctctctctctctctctctctctccatatggGTGCCATTCAATGATATTCTAAAAGTTTTACCTATGACCCAGTTACAATGTTTTTGAGTTACATCTCAAGAACAATATAAGTGACAATATAAGTGGGTCAAGGGCTTGGATTTTTCAGACTAaatttttaagatatttttttacatatttagaagctcaaatattaaaaaatatcccactgataacatcatattttggtaAAACTtaataaaacttagagaaattaaAAAATTCTAAACTATTTAGatacttgaaaaatagaaaaatatcaaaaagaaaatttaaatAGAATAAGTATTATATATGTCGATCTAGATGTAATTCAATGATGTCATGATAATTTTATTAGATTTTGCCTAGGTTTTGATCTTGTTACACTATTTTTTGtttaatctcgtattttgatgatgaaactacttgatatatgtttatgatttaatctgcggtttgagtaacgtaggatgcttcgatcaggatgagacaattaaagcaggaaaatcatgttgtgccgaaggaacatgtcagaagattggacgtcgggccggtggatcggtcgacatatcaacagaaggcttcgggccgtggactcgggcatcgggccaagaagagcgggtattgtgccaaggatatcggagttgcggagtcaactggccgattgggcaataggctgtaggagaggacgatgcgccgaagaatcggacgaagcgtcgagggactaatgacatgtcggacaacttggttaattgtttaggattaattgtctcgatcgaagttttgttttaagtgtgcaggattaactacgatgaaagttagacaagcagcaggagttgcgccggagtcaagatcatgatcacgttgggagttcgagagttcgacggaagttcggacgatcgttggaggttctacgagaacagatccgagaagtccagaagcttgccaagcgaagctcgtcggaactcgccaagtggatcgtcgcaaagtccaggagtttgccgaaagtccacagaagaatcaccgagggttcatcggatgatcgatggaagttcgccggaaactcgccggaagaagcgattgatgcatcggagcaaagctgcagaaattgtcttagatttaatcgtagttagcacgttgattaagttggaaaatgggaggtgatcccattagcttaatcttggggcaattgggcccctgaaaagattgaaattggcccgaatggagctaaccattcggaccctgattgcactaggaggtgcaaccgcctaggccaggaggtggcaccgcctgagctaagtctcccagcgagactgggcggtgcaaccgccccagccaggaggtgcaaccgcctaagctcagtcttcgagctagactgggcggtgcaacctccctgacaaagaggtagcaccgcctgagctcggtcttcgagctctggcagagatgtgcaaccgcctcagtcaagaggtggcaccgcctggggctcaatctccgagccagactcaggcggtgcaaccgcccctgacagagaggtgcaaccgcctaggctcagtctccgagctctgccaggcgatgcaacctctccagtcaggaggtgcaaccgcatgatcccggaattccgggatttgatcgttttgagctccaaatttgaactgggttggggcctataaataccccacccattcagcacagaaagagaagagacctacaccgaaatcttgatcttctccgtgattcttgagctcaaaattgttgtaaagcctttaagtctcctccttctgttctttaagcttctgaattgtaaaagtgaggagagaaaggttctgtaagggttgtctcctgagcccatcaaaaggagtgaaactgtaaaagggcagttggccttcgcccattgaaggaaggcagctagttgacgttggtgacctcgtcgaggaggaagccaaaagtggagtaggtcaagactgatcgaaccactctaaatctctggtttgcttttatttcgagtaccttatcattactgcaaacctcctacataactactgctctctgcgcctttacgaatatgttctaagtgctgatctttttgaatctgcattcagacgtaaatctgtgtttttcgtacgatcagcttacgtctgtgttttgattctacaaaactgtcttctgcgcttttatgaactagcttctaagtttagatccctttgaaactgttttagacgcaaactacgtttggacgtaaaactgcgtttagacgcaaactgcgtttagacataaaactgcgtttaaacgtaaactgcgcaaactgtgtttaaacataaaactgtgttttagacgtaaacttcttttaaacgtaaaactacttttagacgcaaactgcgtttagacgtaaaactgcgtttagacgtaaactgagtttagacgcaaaattgcgtttagacgtaaaactgtgtttagacgcaaaactgcatttagacgcaaactgtatttagacgcaaactcaatttagacgtaaactgtgcttagacgtaaactgcgcttaatcttaagtaatcttagaatcggcttttacatcgaaatcatttttatcggacgaacgtagctttcgtttttaaatcgctgaaagatttccgctgcactaattcaccccccctcttagtgctctcgatcctaacatttttaaGGTGGCCCCAAAAATATTGTAAGTGAGTCAAAGGATTGGGTTTTATGGatcaaatttttataatagctttttaACATATTTGAAAATTTAAATGTTAAAAATTATTCTATAAAAGtatcatattttgataaaattagaagaaaataaaaattttgtagaaagttcaaagtgatagatgttgaaaattaaaattaatatgaaAAATCCCTAAAATAGAAAAGGTATGATATATATCCATCTGATTGAAATTAATGGTCCTTTAAAATTATACCTTGTTTGAAATTTATTTcatgtattttaaaaaatatttagaatatttaatttcttctaattttataaaaatataatacatctataaaatattttttaacatttaaGCTTCTAAAGTGGTAAGAAACCAAGTCTGAAATTTGGTCTCAATAAACCAAGGCATTGAACCACTAACACCATTTTTTAGGCTAATTCAAAAACAATATAACTAGATCAAATCctagtaaaaataaaatttacattGGGCACATAtggacaaaaaataaaaacaattattttagaatatttattatatattttttattgtttagcatctaaatactttaaaatttatctatttttctttaattccttataattttattaaaatatgatgctttcatgaattattttttgacatttgagcttaTAAATAGGTATGAAACCTATTCTAAAAAAACTAGTCCCAAGAAACCAAGGCCTTGAACCACTTATACTCTTGTTGAGGTCAATTCAAAAAATAGTATAATTGGGTCAAATCTTGGATAAAACAAGTCTTATACATATTGAATTACAACTAGCATgtcaataaattatatatatatatatatatatatatatatatatatatatatatatatatatatatatatattcactttaTAATATGATTTGTGATTTCTATGTTTCATAAATGTGATAAATGACATGCTCATATTTTTAACTTTTAAGAGtcaagtatatattttttaaaaatattattttcagtgTTCTATAAAATATTAGCTGAGTATGCATAAGTATCAATGTTTCTGTTAAGCATAACACAACAAACCAAAGTATGTTGGCATACTTGAATATGAAGTTAAATTATAGTAATAAGAATGCATATAATGACAAAAATGACGATTGAATTTTAATCAATCTTAAGTGAATATGAAGACTTGAATGAGTTTGATAATGATTAAAGTAAGAAAGTTGAGTGTTATACTAAATGGATGgagtaatgaaaaattaaatgagGATGCAAATCAAAGATGAGTGTTATACTAAATGTTGAGATACCTAAGTGAGATTGAAGGAtgagttttaataaaaaaatatcatttttgtcaaa belongs to Musa acuminata AAA Group cultivar baxijiao chromosome BXJ3-5, Cavendish_Baxijiao_AAA, whole genome shotgun sequence and includes:
- the LOC135637793 gene encoding protein VACUOLELESS GAMETOPHYTES-like: MGRLGYEPRINHFSHPHPLELASLQQSLTPPTCAGCTFRASSWAYSCKACNYTLHISCAEMPQRIRHPADPQHSLTLLTVPAYKEGSFNCDACGHDGAGFSYHCEPCGVDLHSLCASMPLSVSHGAHEHPLSLVFSVPYENNGFSCDLCGGMGSNQWLYRCAMCEFDAHIGCATAKMLQAQPSPPPTLPRRHTVPRPRTLQQQTPYSVGVGMGVSNGVWQGGVPVGYPRMPGMNHAGRGRGSGGLITQVVRPRLRHQRGAADRAELDAKYIRGRRRRWRFGNGRRIWSR
- the LOC135637794 gene encoding organelle RRM domain-containing protein 6, chloroplastic-like, which produces MALGRDLAAEERRLLGVLLPPSDPLHQALCLSFRTTEESLRNAFQNFGQLVEVNLVMDRIANRPRGFAFLRYATEEESKKAIEGMHGKFLDGRVIFVEVAKPRSDVRRASRQTPERYRS